One window of Gemmatimonadaceae bacterium genomic DNA carries:
- a CDS encoding MFS transporter: MTTSSRRSLFACACLGMLTFGIVLTTLGAVLPSIIERFGIDKTQAGALFLLMTFGILAGSLVFGPMVDRYGYKGMLLLAATLIVAGLEGIAFAPSMGILRGAIACIGFGGGIINGGANALVADISSEEKGANLNLLGVFFGIGAVGVPFVLATMMSRFSHAALIAGVGALVIAPIVFIAVTPFPAPKQPQGFPIAAAGRLFRDPLLLLMGFMLFLESGMEITVGGWTSTFVKEELAVAERSALILLSLYWMGMMLARLALGSILRRGSPYRVLYSCISIALAGAVILLTTKSVPFAALGVFLMGVGFAATFPTVLGFVGDRYAALSGTAFSLAIAMALCGGMLLPYAAGALGERYGMRGSFVIVPVALVLLAGLLGILSRRLRTSSP; encoded by the coding sequence ATGACCACAAGCTCGCGCCGCTCTCTTTTTGCATGCGCATGCCTCGGAATGCTGACGTTCGGCATCGTCCTGACGACGCTCGGGGCGGTGCTGCCGTCCATCATCGAGCGTTTTGGGATAGACAAGACCCAGGCGGGCGCGCTTTTCCTGCTCATGACTTTCGGCATACTCGCCGGGTCGCTTGTGTTCGGGCCGATGGTGGATCGCTACGGCTACAAGGGAATGCTTCTCCTGGCTGCCACCCTCATTGTGGCAGGGCTCGAGGGAATCGCCTTCGCGCCTTCGATGGGAATCCTGCGCGGCGCCATCGCGTGCATCGGATTTGGCGGCGGAATCATCAACGGCGGCGCGAACGCGCTCGTTGCCGACATCAGCAGTGAGGAGAAAGGAGCGAACCTGAATCTGCTCGGCGTGTTCTTCGGCATTGGAGCCGTGGGAGTGCCGTTCGTGCTCGCGACCATGATGAGCAGATTTTCGCATGCGGCGTTGATCGCGGGAGTGGGAGCACTCGTGATAGCGCCTATTGTCTTCATTGCCGTCACGCCATTTCCCGCACCGAAGCAGCCGCAGGGATTCCCGATCGCCGCGGCGGGGCGCCTCTTTCGCGATCCGCTGCTGCTCCTGATGGGATTCATGCTCTTTCTTGAGAGCGGAATGGAGATCACGGTCGGCGGCTGGACGTCCACGTTCGTCAAGGAAGAGCTGGCGGTGGCCGAGCGAAGCGCGCTCATCCTGCTTTCTCTATACTGGATGGGGATGATGCTCGCGCGCCTCGCGCTTGGCTCCATCCTCCGGCGCGGGTCGCCATATCGTGTTCTCTATTCCTGTATTTCGATCGCGCTCGCGGGTGCGGTGATCCTGCTGACGACGAAGAGCGTTCCATTCGCCGCACTGGGAGTGTTCCTCATGGGCGTTGGCTTCGCCGCGACGTTTCCGACAGTGCTCGGTTTCGTCGGAGATCGCTACGCGGCGCTTTCCGGCACTGCCTTCAGTCTTGCGATCGCGATGGCGCTCTGCGGTGGAATGCTGCTTCCGTACGCTGCCGGCGCGCTCGGCGAGAGATACGGCATGCGGGGGTCGTTCGTGATCGTCCCGGTCGCGCTCGTCCTGCTGGCGGGACTGCTCGGAATCCTGTCGCGCCGCTTGCGCACTTCTTCGCCGTAA
- a CDS encoding S24 family peptidase — MTDSESRQPSIEKLVAQRSDATGLDHEGFVDWLIRDTVRAMTVEEKRDTQKHAQTFAEQLEARLAAERIMKEMPVMHLYDIPAPVVGRVREVFPIAASLECVPLIDSRVAAGEGRELLDEEAERWIEFPLGNSAAGHVALHVSGASMSPFLENGDVIVVKLGARVTINDIIVARRPDEGYVVKRVKEITNSRLKLTSLNPRSRSFDIPKDLSLVLGTVIARFRRTA; from the coding sequence ATGACTGATTCTGAATCAAGACAGCCCTCGATAGAGAAACTGGTTGCGCAACGCTCTGATGCGACGGGATTGGATCATGAGGGATTCGTTGACTGGCTCATCAGGGATACTGTGCGCGCGATGACCGTGGAAGAAAAGCGGGATACTCAGAAACATGCTCAGACTTTTGCTGAGCAGCTCGAGGCGCGTCTTGCCGCCGAGCGTATAATGAAAGAGATGCCTGTCATGCATCTCTACGACATCCCCGCTCCCGTCGTGGGTCGCGTACGCGAAGTGTTTCCAATTGCCGCGTCGCTCGAATGCGTACCGCTGATTGACAGCCGAGTCGCTGCAGGCGAAGGGCGGGAATTGCTCGACGAGGAAGCAGAAAGATGGATCGAGTTTCCGCTTGGGAATTCTGCTGCGGGGCACGTCGCGTTGCACGTTTCGGGAGCAAGCATGTCTCCTTTTCTGGAAAACGGCGACGTCATCGTCGTGAAGCTTGGAGCGAGGGTAACGATAAACGACATTATCGTTGCGCGCCGCCCGGATGAGGGCTACGTCGTAAAACGCGTGAAGGAGATCACGAACTCGCGATTGAAGCTTACCTCGCTTAACCCGCGTTCTCGCTCGTTCGACATTCCAAAGGACTTGTCGCTCGTCCTCGGGACGGTAATCGCCAGGTTTCGACGGACGGCTTAA
- a CDS encoding sugar isomerase domain-containing protein: protein MLSKRWLSATRMILDDIENSQLPAIQQAATLMADSIGAERWVHTFGCGHATIPVEEMYPRIGGFVGFHPMVELPLTFFTRITGEMGIHQFLFLERAEGYGNAIMKSYSFDERDTMWIFSHTGINNVNIDVALRAKELGMRIVATGSAAQASKSRHPSGKTLFEIADVVIDTRVPAGDSAVPLVNHTDNVGPVSTMAFVAVVWMTITTVAEILAGRGVKLYIHPSHNVPGDTTAHQRLDEALGEYKRRIAGV, encoded by the coding sequence ATGCTCAGTAAGCGCTGGCTATCCGCGACACGCATGATTCTGGACGACATCGAGAATTCGCAGCTCCCGGCGATTCAGCAGGCGGCTACGCTCATGGCCGACTCGATTGGCGCTGAGCGATGGGTGCATACTTTCGGGTGCGGTCACGCGACGATTCCGGTGGAGGAGATGTATCCCCGCATCGGAGGGTTCGTCGGATTCCACCCCATGGTCGAGCTCCCGCTCACGTTCTTTACCCGCATCACCGGCGAGATGGGGATTCACCAGTTTCTCTTTCTCGAGCGCGCCGAGGGATACGGGAACGCGATCATGAAGAGCTATTCGTTTGACGAGCGCGACACGATGTGGATCTTCTCGCACACGGGGATCAACAACGTGAACATAGACGTTGCGCTGAGAGCGAAGGAGCTGGGAATGCGCATTGTTGCGACGGGATCGGCGGCACAGGCGTCGAAGTCGCGGCATCCATCCGGAAAGACGCTCTTCGAGATTGCCGACGTGGTGATAGACACGCGTGTGCCAGCGGGTGATTCGGCTGTGCCGCTCGTGAATCACACCGACAACGTCGGGCCGGTGTCCACGATGGCGTTTGTCGCCGTGGTATGGATGACGATCACCACCGTTGCGGAGATTCTCGCCGGGCGCGGGGTGAAGCTTTACATCCATCCATCGCACAACGTGCCCGGCGATACGACGGCTCACCAGCGCCTCGACGAAGCGCTGGGTGAGTACAAGCGGCGGATAGCCGGAGTGTGA
- a CDS encoding multicopper oxidase domain-containing protein, with amino-acid sequence MPGGTTPAYAYNGRVPGPTLDVHEGDRVIVHFRNRLPEMTTIHWHGLHIPVTSDGRSRKVCSEGSSSGRL; translated from the coding sequence GTGCCGGGTGGAACGACACCCGCGTATGCCTATAACGGCAGGGTCCCCGGACCGACACTCGACGTGCACGAAGGCGATCGCGTCATCGTTCACTTCCGGAACCGCCTGCCGGAAATGACGACGATTCACTGGCACGGCCTGCACATCCCGGTCACATCTGACGGCAGATCGCGAAAGGTCTGTTCGGAGGGATCATCGTCCGGCCGCCTGTAG
- a CDS encoding ROK family protein, whose amino-acid sequence MTFAGVDLGGTKLAAAAFTDDGELLHRESIALAGRDGADVGALIAERINALCADYDCEAAGVCVPGIYRSASGTVWAPNIPGWDDYPLLDELRAAVAPGVGVTIDSDRAACILGETWQGVARGARDAIFLTVGTGIGAGILSAGRVLRGHGDIAGAIGWLGLDRPFAQRYVQHGCFEDQASGPGLVRVARDLMHSDPDYGGELRERGDDLDSGDVFAAHDRGDPIAVRVMDNAIELWGMAAANLVSLFNPQMIVFGGGIFGPASKFLARIDDEARRWAQPIAIEQVRFVVSELGSDAALYGAGRLAMTSEA is encoded by the coding sequence ATGACTTTCGCCGGTGTTGATCTTGGCGGGACCAAGCTTGCCGCCGCGGCCTTCACGGATGACGGCGAGTTGCTGCATCGCGAGAGCATCGCGCTCGCGGGACGCGACGGCGCCGATGTCGGAGCCCTGATCGCTGAGCGCATCAATGCACTGTGCGCGGACTACGACTGTGAGGCTGCGGGCGTGTGTGTGCCGGGTATTTACCGTTCCGCGTCAGGCACCGTCTGGGCGCCCAACATTCCCGGCTGGGATGACTACCCGCTTCTCGACGAGCTGCGCGCAGCCGTTGCCCCGGGCGTGGGCGTCACGATCGACAGCGATCGGGCCGCATGCATACTCGGCGAGACATGGCAGGGCGTGGCGCGCGGCGCTCGCGACGCGATTTTTCTCACGGTAGGCACCGGCATCGGGGCGGGCATTCTCTCCGCCGGTCGTGTGCTTCGCGGTCACGGGGATATCGCCGGCGCGATCGGCTGGCTGGGCCTCGATCGCCCTTTTGCGCAGCGCTACGTGCAGCACGGCTGTTTCGAAGACCAGGCGTCGGGCCCGGGTCTCGTGCGCGTCGCGCGTGATCTCATGCACAGCGATCCGGACTACGGCGGCGAGCTTCGCGAGCGTGGCGATGATCTCGATTCCGGAGATGTCTTCGCCGCACATGATCGTGGCGATCCGATCGCCGTGAGAGTGATGGACAATGCGATCGAGTTGTGGGGCATGGCCGCGGCGAATCTCGTGAGTCTCTTCAATCCACAGATGATAGTGTTCGGCGGTGGAATCTTCGGCCCTGCCTCGAAGTTTCTCGCCCGCATTGACGACGAAGCGCGACGCTGGGCGCAGCCCATTGCCATCGAGCAAGTGAGATTCGTCGTCAGCGAGCTCGGCAGCGACGCGGCTCTCTACGGCGCCGGCCGGCTCGCGATGACATCGGAGGCATGA
- a CDS encoding DUF4876 domain-containing protein codes for MSVWGKFRGAMASHHIAGLAAFLALGCSGGEVKIVDPPPTGSSGLKITIAPEPADQSFAQLLGWTSGIPGAEIRVTPLDSTVGRSQTFTADASGSASVSGLAPEQYVVEARRLLSASELAKFGTGRDPTGFAGRGTIHVSPTVSSAIVTIPASRRRSLLINEVSWQAVFQALPDGATYYDNGFIEMYNNSDTIIHLDGMTIGQPINIFRNYPDFPCSMFERFRNDATGIWAQVIFVFPGAGQDYPLAPGKLVVVAQDAIDHSGIFPGLPDLSGAAFEFTGRPGDVDNPASANLISRGGYTAPHGMLNMSLGGTIFVAAPVNFADLESGRDPRNDNVLSKFPAATILDTFSTVFPNDDYPENPYCSELVNRAFDRETGKFFSESRGSFQISQSRRSIGVTADSRPIVQSTRSSAMDFVNGPFSPGRM; via the coding sequence ATGTCAGTCTGGGGTAAATTTCGCGGTGCTATGGCCTCGCATCATATTGCTGGGCTCGCCGCTTTCCTGGCACTGGGCTGCTCAGGCGGGGAAGTGAAGATCGTCGATCCGCCCCCCACGGGCAGCTCAGGTCTCAAGATCACCATTGCGCCTGAGCCTGCAGATCAGTCGTTCGCTCAACTCCTCGGCTGGACCAGTGGAATTCCTGGTGCTGAAATCAGAGTCACTCCGCTCGATTCTACCGTCGGCCGTTCTCAGACCTTCACTGCCGACGCCTCTGGATCAGCTTCAGTTTCGGGCCTGGCACCGGAGCAATACGTTGTCGAAGCGAGGAGACTCCTGTCCGCATCTGAACTTGCAAAGTTCGGCACGGGGCGTGACCCGACAGGGTTCGCAGGGAGGGGAACGATTCACGTTTCTCCGACTGTGTCATCGGCCATTGTCACCATTCCTGCCAGCCGCCGCCGATCACTCCTGATTAACGAAGTGTCCTGGCAAGCTGTGTTCCAAGCCCTGCCGGATGGAGCGACCTACTACGATAACGGCTTCATCGAGATGTACAACAACTCGGACACGATTATCCACCTGGATGGGATGACCATCGGACAGCCAATAAATATCTTCCGTAACTACCCGGACTTTCCATGTTCGATGTTCGAGAGGTTTCGCAACGATGCGACGGGAATCTGGGCTCAGGTCATTTTTGTGTTTCCCGGAGCGGGGCAGGATTATCCACTGGCTCCCGGGAAGCTCGTGGTTGTAGCGCAGGACGCAATTGACCATTCCGGTATTTTCCCAGGGTTGCCGGATCTGAGTGGCGCCGCTTTCGAGTTCACTGGAAGACCCGGCGATGTAGATAACCCGGCTTCCGCGAATTTGATTAGCCGTGGGGGTTACACTGCTCCTCACGGGATGCTGAATATGTCGCTCGGTGGAACCATTTTTGTTGCAGCTCCTGTCAACTTTGCGGACCTGGAGAGTGGGCGTGATCCGCGCAATGACAATGTTCTCAGTAAATTTCCGGCGGCCACGATACTTGACACCTTCTCCACCGTGTTCCCAAATGACGACTATCCTGAAAACCCATATTGCTCGGAGCTTGTGAACCGCGCCTTCGACCGCGAAACCGGGAAGTTCTTCTCAGAGTCACGGGGTAGCTTCCAAATCTCCCAATCACGCAGATCGATAGGCGTCACGGCCGACAGCCGGCCAATCGTTCAGAGCACGCGTTCGAGTGCGATGGATTTTGTGAACGGCCCTTTCAGTCCAGGAAGGATGTAG
- a CDS encoding FHA domain-containing protein: MTNDSMSEAPYLVYEFERRAYPLSDGAFTIGRDAGSNIVVREPAVSRSHAEVRPEGDDFILHPTGATGTRLNGVPATVPTKLTDGDRIEIGSAELTFRRGRLPLGVSVVDTASPLGHDPDAMTKRSTITNPILGASQAPSEKRKSAVPTRFLFLLLVAAAVYYFVMR, translated from the coding sequence ATGACAAACGATTCAATGAGCGAGGCGCCGTACCTCGTGTACGAGTTCGAGCGCCGGGCCTACCCACTGTCTGATGGCGCATTCACCATCGGCCGCGACGCGGGCAGCAACATCGTCGTGCGTGAGCCGGCGGTGTCCCGCTCTCACGCGGAGGTGCGCCCCGAAGGTGATGATTTCATTCTCCATCCCACGGGAGCGACGGGGACACGACTCAACGGGGTCCCGGCGACGGTACCGACGAAGCTCACCGACGGCGACCGCATCGAGATCGGGTCGGCGGAGCTGACCTTCCGCCGTGGACGCCTGCCACTCGGTGTGTCGGTCGTGGATACCGCCAGCCCGCTCGGGCACGATCCCGATGCAATGACGAAGCGCAGCACGATCACCAACCCGATCCTCGGCGCCTCTCAGGCACCGTCGGAAAAGAGGAAGAGCGCCGTACCGACGCGCTTCCTTTTCCTGCTGCTGGTCGCGGCGGCGGTGTACTACTTCGTCATGCGATGA
- a CDS encoding YMGG-like glycine zipper-containing protein, with protein MKRHLAPSFALLLAVAALAACSDRKSNDDVLAQDTSLTRDLALANEDTASRPQLQDVPVSPEPAPVVSELAPAPRVARRAAAPTRTVPRRTTPRPAPAAAAPAERVTESGNTERVSERGSERPLGVVSAGSEIALSAGQRICTNTNAVGDRFTAQIADPVMGANGTVIPVGATATVSISSLHKSKRAGDNIEIGLRVESITFQGKTYPVRSEVTYAQVDKVRASSRGDDTRKVVTGAAIGAVLGQILGRKTKSTVIGAATGAAAGAVVASRNANYDGCVPSGGRITIRLTEPLTIQATG; from the coding sequence ATGAAAAGACATCTCGCACCTTCTTTCGCCCTGCTTCTCGCCGTCGCCGCGCTCGCCGCGTGCAGCGATCGCAAGAGCAACGACGACGTTCTCGCACAGGATACGAGTCTCACGCGCGATCTCGCTCTCGCGAACGAGGACACGGCATCGCGTCCGCAGCTTCAGGACGTGCCGGTGAGCCCGGAGCCGGCTCCCGTCGTCAGCGAGCTCGCGCCCGCGCCGCGTGTCGCGAGAAGAGCAGCAGCGCCAACGCGGACTGTACCGCGCCGTACGACTCCAAGGCCTGCACCGGCTGCTGCAGCGCCAGCCGAGCGTGTCACCGAGAGCGGCAACACCGAGAGGGTCAGCGAGCGCGGCTCTGAGCGACCGCTCGGCGTAGTCTCGGCGGGATCCGAGATTGCCCTCTCTGCCGGCCAGAGGATCTGCACGAACACGAATGCAGTCGGCGACAGGTTCACGGCGCAGATCGCCGATCCCGTGATGGGTGCGAACGGCACCGTGATTCCAGTCGGTGCAACGGCGACCGTATCCATCTCTTCGCTTCACAAGAGCAAGCGCGCGGGCGACAACATCGAGATCGGGCTGCGCGTCGAATCGATCACCTTCCAGGGCAAGACATACCCCGTGAGATCGGAAGTCACCTACGCGCAGGTGGACAAGGTGCGCGCGTCGTCGCGCGGTGATGACACCCGCAAGGTCGTCACCGGCGCGGCGATCGGCGCGGTGCTCGGCCAGATACTCGGCCGCAAGACGAAGTCCACCGTGATCGGCGCGGCGACAGGCGCGGCGGCAGGAGCGGTGGTCGCGAGCCGCAATGCGAACTACGACGGATGCGTGCCGAGCGGCGGCAGGATCACCATCCGGCTTACCGAGCCGCTAACGATTCAGGCGACCGGGTAA
- a CDS encoding multicopper oxidase domain-containing protein produces the protein MTDNLLILSDNQFLPDGSIDLPDPESLAGEIDEENGREGNVLFVNGQVMPTISIRSGEVQRWRIINASAARVYRLAIPGHTFLHIGDDGGLFEHSVEVKDILVANSERVELLVRGTGRPGERTVLQTLPYDRYVPQTRPADWDKPRDLLTLQYTSRKPVTPVKLPEVLRAIPVLDTTKVTATRLMVLSQGLINGRTHDMNRMDVTAPLGATEIWQIENVVGMDHPFHLHGFQFQVLDRDGVPVSQRTWKDTVNVPRHTTVRFIVHYADYPGKWMFHCHILDHEDHGMMGVLEVK, from the coding sequence GTGACCGACAACCTCCTGATTCTCTCCGACAATCAATTCCTCCCCGACGGATCTATCGACCTGCCCGATCCGGAATCATTAGCGGGCGAAATTGACGAGGAGAACGGACGCGAAGGCAACGTGCTCTTCGTGAACGGGCAGGTGATGCCGACAATCAGCATCCGAAGCGGCGAGGTGCAGCGATGGCGAATCATCAATGCGTCGGCCGCCCGCGTTTACCGGCTCGCGATCCCGGGCCATACGTTCCTTCACATCGGCGACGATGGCGGGCTGTTCGAGCATTCGGTCGAGGTCAAGGACATCCTCGTCGCCAACAGCGAACGCGTCGAGCTCCTGGTGCGAGGCACTGGCCGGCCGGGCGAGCGCACAGTGCTGCAGACACTTCCGTATGACCGCTACGTACCGCAGACGCGGCCAGCCGACTGGGACAAGCCGCGCGATCTGCTCACGCTGCAGTACACGTCCCGGAAGCCGGTCACCCCGGTGAAGCTGCCCGAAGTGCTCCGCGCGATTCCAGTTCTTGACACGACGAAGGTGACGGCGACCCGCTTGATGGTACTCAGCCAGGGCCTCATCAATGGCAGGACGCACGACATGAACCGCATGGACGTTACCGCACCGCTCGGCGCGACGGAGATCTGGCAGATCGAAAACGTCGTCGGCATGGACCACCCGTTCCATCTGCATGGATTTCAATTTCAGGTGCTGGACCGCGACGGAGTGCCCGTATCGCAGCGGACGTGGAAGGACACCGTGAACGTGCCCAGGCACACCACTGTCCGATTCATCGTGCACTACGCCGATTACCCGGGGAAGTGGATGTTCCACTGCCACATCCTTGATCACGAGGATCATGGGATGATGGGCGTTCTCGAAGTCAAATAA